The following are from one region of the Salvelinus alpinus chromosome 16, SLU_Salpinus.1, whole genome shotgun sequence genome:
- the foxe3 gene encoding forkhead box protein E3, translating into MNLENFSYFSGMCNMTAESQDSPAELASPLVMSPNVSLDSHLPPSPLMLQARIKDGLLIKSEPRATSPNADREEGATLGQTEEHLPTGSRRRKRPVQRGKPPYSYIALIAMAIANSPERKLTLGGIYKFIMERFPFYRENSKKWQNSIRHNLTLNDCFVKIPREPGRPGKGNYWTLDPAAEDMFDNGSFLRRRKRFKRTDVSTYPGYMQSSSAFTPTPMGRPAYPNTMYPGIGSGYGSQLAGTPHPAMLHHYQTPAGVSQGQPRMFSIDNIISQQSVMQGGELNPLGLGGGDLGTMSASCSLTGTDPSNCFQMQTVNPSGNSLGRSGGGLSSNLAPGYPYSSSASPPHLPSMMQSSFSPGSSQVYCTGNRLSLPAVRSGSCAEHTEQLLGLSSTMNSYNNSYMRQANFASGLDRYM; encoded by the coding sequence atgaatCTTGAAAATTTCTCTTACTTTTCGGGCATGTGTAACATGACGGCTGAGTCACAGGACTCACCAGCCGAGCTGGCCAGCCCGCTGGTCATGTCGCCTAACGTGAGTCTGGACTCCCATTTACCGCCATCGCCTCTGATGCTGCAGGCTCGGATCAAAGATGGGCTTCTGATCAAGTCTGAGCCACGGGCAACAAGTCCGAACGCGGATCGAGAGGAGGGAGCTACTCTGGGCCAAACCGAGGAGCACCTGCCCACTGGGAGTAGACGTAGGAAGAGGCCCGTTCAGAGAGGGAAACCACCCTACAGTTACATCGCTCTCATTGCCATGGCCATCGCCAACTCCCCCGAGAGAAAACTCACACTTGGGGGTATTTATAAATTCATCATGGAACGTTTTCCCTTTTATCGAGAGAACTCCAAGAAGTGGCAAAACTCCATCCGCCACAACCTCACCCTCAACGACTGCTTTGTCAAGATTCCCCGGGAACCTGGAAGGCCTGGTAAGGGCAACTATTGGACTTTGGACCCCGCTGCTGAAGACATGTTCGACAACGGGAGCTTTCTGCGGAGGAGGAAAAGATTCAAGCGCACTGACGTAAGCACCTATCCTGGGTACATGCAGAGCTCTAGTGCGTTCACCCCGACCCCCATGGGCAGACCGGCATACCCCAACACCATGTACCCAGGAATAGGATCGGGTTACGGCTCGCAGCTGGCAGGGACCCCCCACCCGGCGATGCTGCATCATTATCAGACCCCTGCCGGGGTCAGTCAAGGACAGCCAAGGATGTTCAGCATCGACAACATCATCAGCCAGCAGTCGGTGATGCAGGGAGGAGAGCTCAACCCGCTGGGTTTAGGCGGTGGAGACTTGGGCACCATGTCTGCTAGCTGCTCCCTCACTGGCACTGACCCCTCCAACTGCTTCCAGATGCAGACTGTCAATCCCTCAGGGAATTCACTGGGCAGAAGCGGTGGGGGACTGTCGTCAAACCTGGCACCCGGGTATCCTTACTCTTCCTCGGCATCCCCCCCCCACCTACCTTCCATGATGCAGTCCAGTTTCTCTCCAGGTAGCTCTCAGGTGTACTGCACGGGGAACCGTCTGTCTCTACCCGCCGTGCGCTCCGGGTCTTGCGCGGAGCACACTGAGCAACTACTGGGTCTCTCCAGCACAATGAACTCTTACAACAACTCTTACATGAGACAAGCCAATTTTGCATCAGGATTAGATCGGTAtatgtga